A DNA window from Primulina tabacum isolate GXHZ01 chromosome 12, ASM2559414v2, whole genome shotgun sequence contains the following coding sequences:
- the LOC142521320 gene encoding protein indeterminate-domain 14-like produces the protein MLSSINDPSPSSEPFLSPEDGSISKRKRRPAGTPDPDAEVVSLSPKTLLESDRYVCEICNQGFQRDQNLQMHRRRHKVPWKLLKRETPIARKRVFVCPEPSCLHHDPCHALGDLVGIKKHFRRKHSNHKQWVCEKCSKGYAVQSDFKAHLKTCGTRGHSCDCGRVFSRVESFIEHQDACSVGRLRSECHRLHPPPACLSRTASSPSPSNGGATNMNSNCTRQPNLELQLLTERNTSATFYIPDHYSRKLDEDHSTQLQLSIGSSENIEKNEADDRRNVGNRCSPRGSSSTSEKLNSAAARLAELAKEHLRVAVAEKAYAEEARRQIEVAEQQFANAKRIRQQALEELEKAQVLKEHARKQMNSIVLQITCSSCKLNFKQSNSATPLPLAEASSSPENLLGLSYISAALREWEIKKNDQN, from the exons ATGTTAAGCTCCATTAATGACCCTTCTCCTTCTTCTGAGCCATTCCTGTCCCCAGAAGATGGAAGCATCAGTAAAAGAAAACGAAGACCCGCAGGAACACCag atCCAGATGCAGAAGTGGTGTCACTATCTCCAAAAACCCTTCTTGAATCCGATCGATACGTGTGCGAGATCTGCAACCAAGGGTTCCAACGTGACCAGAATCTGCAGATGCATAGGAGAAGGCACAAGGTCCCATGGAAATTGCTGAAGCGCGAGACTCCGATAGCTAGGAAGCGTGTCTTCGTCTGCCCCGAGCCCAGCTGCCTGCACCACGATCCATGCCACGCCCTCGGCGATCTGGTGGGGATCAAGAAGCATTTCCGGCGGAAACACAGCAATCACAAGCAATGGGTCTGTGAGAAATGCTCGAAAGGCTACGCCGTGCAGTCCGATTTCAAGGCGCATCTCAAGACCTGTGGGACTCGGGGGCATTCCTGCGACTGTGGCCGTGTGTTTTCCAG AGTGGAGAGCTTCATCGAACATCAAGATGCTTGTAGCGTGGGGCGGCTCCGGTCGGAATGCCACCGTCTACACCCGCCGCCGGCTTGTTTATCTCGAACAGCGTCGAGCCCCAGCCCCTCCAACGGCGGGGCCACCAACATGAATAGTAATTGCACTCGCCAGCCGAATCTTGAACTCCAGCTCCTCACTGAACGCAACACCAGTGCCACCTTCTACATTCCCGATCATTACTCGAGAAAACTCGACGAGGATCACTCTACACAGCTACAGCTTTCGATTGGGTCATCGGAGAACATAGAAAAGAACGAAGCCGATGACCGTAGAAACGTTGGCAACCGATGCTCGCCGAGGGGAAGCAGCAGTACTAGTGAAAAACTCAATTCAGCGGCCGCGAGGCTGGCGGAGCTGGCGAAGGAGCACCTCAGAGTAGCCGTGGCGGAGAAAGCTTACGCGGAAGAGGCGAGGAGACAGATTGAGGTGGCGGAGCAGCAATTCGCCAACGCGAAAAGGATCCGGCAACAGGCCTTAGAGGAGTTGGAAAAGGCGCAAGTTCTGAAAGAACACGCGAGGAAGCAAATGAACTCCATTGTACTGCAAATAACTTGCAGCTCTTGCAAGCTTAATTTCAAGCAAAGTAATTCGGCGACTCCATTGCCGCTTGCAGAAGCTTCTTCTTCTCCAGAGAATTTACTGGGGCTGAGTTACATTTCAGCTGCTCTTCGAGAATGGGAAATCAAGAAAAACGACCAAAATTGA
- the LOC142521092 gene encoding nudix hydrolase 17, mitochondrial-like, which yields MTMQIKKSVALPARTGRHLQRYSQGFRLVVGCIPYRFRKTNKSPQNHEISIDDLEVLLISSQKSPRMMFPKGGWELDEDIRMAASRETIEEAGVIGLLEDKLGEWVFKSRSQDKYNEGSMFPLLVTEELDVWPEKDVRQRVWMSVNEAREACAHPWMKDALEAFVCQFSAPTRMVEEPLMLPRLGSCRVDELRMCRRAQNGDDDVDRYLIS from the exons ATGACCATGCAAATCAAGAAGTCGGTGGCTTTGCCTGCCCGCACAGGCAGACATTTGCAGCGTTACAGCCAGGGTTTTCGTCTGGTTGTTGG ATGTATCCCGTACAGATTCAGGAAAACCAACAAATCACCCCAAAACCACGAGATTTCAATTGATGATTTGGAGGTTCTTTTGATTAGCTCTCAAAAGAGTCCAAGAATGATGTTTCCTAAG GGTGGTTGGGAACTCGATGAAGATATCAGAATGGCTGCTTCAAGAGAAACCATCGAAGAAGCCGGTGTAATCGGCTTACTCGAG GATAAATTAGGCGAATGGGTTTTCAAGAGCAGAAGCCAAGATAAATACAACGAGGGATCGATGTTTCCCCTCCTTGTAACCGAGGAACTCGATGTTTGGCCGGAGAAAGATGTCCGCCAACGAGTTTGG ATGTCTGTGAATGAAGCTAGAGAAGCATGTGCACATCCTTGGATGAAGGATGCATTGGAGGCCTTTGTCTGTCAATTTTCGGCTCCAACGAGGATGGTGGAAGAGCCTCTGATGTTGCCTAGACTAGGATCTTGCCGAGTGGACGAATTGAGAATGTGCAGGAGGGCTCAAAATGGGGATGATGATGTTGATCGTTATTTGATTAGTTGA
- the LOC142521032 gene encoding glutamine synthetase cytosolic isozyme-like isoform X1, protein MSLLSDLINLNLSEVTKKSIYEYIWIDAFGKLRSKARTLPGPVADASELPKWNFDGSSTGQAPGADSEVVIYPQAIFPDPFRRGSHMLVMCDTYTPSGEPIPTNKRHRAAQIFSDPKVSAEVPWYGIEQEYTLLQKDVVWPLGWPAGGFPGPQGPYYCGIGADKAYGRDVVDAHYKACLYAGINISGINGEVMPAQWEFQVGPSVGISAGDQIWVARYILERITEIAGVVLSLDPKPIPGDWNGAGAHTNYSTKTMREDGGYEVIKEAIRKLGLRHKEHIAAYGEGNERRLTGRHETASIDTFSWGVANRGASIRVGRETERDGKGYFEDRRPASNMDPYVVTSMVAETTILWEP, encoded by the exons ATGTCTCTGCTCAGTGATCTCATCAACTTGAACCTATCAGAAGTCACTAAAAAATCAATCTACGAGTATATATG GATTGATGCGTTTGGGAAGCTCAGAAGCAAGGCCAGG ACTCTACCTGGTCCAGTTGCTGATGCTTCAGAGCTTCCGAAATGGAATTTCGACGGTTCAAGCACTGGTCAAGCCCCTGGTGCAGACAGTGAAGTTGTTATTTA CCCTCAAGCGATTTTCCCCGATCCATTCAGGAGAGGAAGCCACATGCTT GTCATGTGTGATACTTACACTCCATCTGGAGAACCTATTCCCACAAACAAGAGACATCGAGCTGCTCAAATATTTAGCGATCCTAAGGTTTCTGCTGAAGTACcctg GTACGGTATCGAGCAAGAATACACTTTGTTGCAGAAAGACGTGGTCTGGCCTTTGGGCTGGCCAGCTGGAGGGTTCCCCGGACCACAG GGACCATACTACTGTGGGATTGGTGCTGATAAAGCATATGGCCGTGATGTTGTAGATGCTCATTACAAAGCATGTCTCTACGCCGGCATAAACATTAGTGGAATCAATGGAGAAGTTATGCCGGCCCAG TGGGAATTCCAAGTCGGGCCGTCTGTTGGTATCTCGGCAGGTGACCAAATATGGGTTGCTCGTTACATTCTAGAG CGGATTACTGAGATAGCTGGAGTCGTCCTCTCGCTGGATCCCAAGCCCATTCCG GGTGATTGGAATGGTGCCGGTGCTCATACAAATTACAG TACAAAGACCATGAGAGAGGATGGAGGCTATGAAGTCATCAAGGAGGCGATTCGTAAGCTTGGTTTAAGGCACAAGGAACACATTGCTGCGTATGGAGAAGGCAACGAACGTCGTCTTACAGGAAGGCACGAGACTGCCAGCATAGACACATTCTCATGG GGTGTGGCGAACCGTGGAGCATCCATCCGGGTCGGTAGGGAGACCGAAAGGGATGGAAAAGGTTACTTCGAGGATCGCAGGCCTGCCTCAAACATGGATCCATACGTTGTCACTTCTATGGTCGCGGAAACGACCATCCTTTGGGAACCATAA
- the LOC142521032 gene encoding glutamine synthetase cytosolic isozyme-like isoform X2, with protein sequence MRIDAFGKLRSKARTLPGPVADASELPKWNFDGSSTGQAPGADSEVVIYPQAIFPDPFRRGSHMLVMCDTYTPSGEPIPTNKRHRAAQIFSDPKVSAEVPWYGIEQEYTLLQKDVVWPLGWPAGGFPGPQGPYYCGIGADKAYGRDVVDAHYKACLYAGINISGINGEVMPAQWEFQVGPSVGISAGDQIWVARYILERITEIAGVVLSLDPKPIPGDWNGAGAHTNYSTKTMREDGGYEVIKEAIRKLGLRHKEHIAAYGEGNERRLTGRHETASIDTFSWGVANRGASIRVGRETERDGKGYFEDRRPASNMDPYVVTSMVAETTILWEP encoded by the exons ATGAG GATTGATGCGTTTGGGAAGCTCAGAAGCAAGGCCAGG ACTCTACCTGGTCCAGTTGCTGATGCTTCAGAGCTTCCGAAATGGAATTTCGACGGTTCAAGCACTGGTCAAGCCCCTGGTGCAGACAGTGAAGTTGTTATTTA CCCTCAAGCGATTTTCCCCGATCCATTCAGGAGAGGAAGCCACATGCTT GTCATGTGTGATACTTACACTCCATCTGGAGAACCTATTCCCACAAACAAGAGACATCGAGCTGCTCAAATATTTAGCGATCCTAAGGTTTCTGCTGAAGTACcctg GTACGGTATCGAGCAAGAATACACTTTGTTGCAGAAAGACGTGGTCTGGCCTTTGGGCTGGCCAGCTGGAGGGTTCCCCGGACCACAG GGACCATACTACTGTGGGATTGGTGCTGATAAAGCATATGGCCGTGATGTTGTAGATGCTCATTACAAAGCATGTCTCTACGCCGGCATAAACATTAGTGGAATCAATGGAGAAGTTATGCCGGCCCAG TGGGAATTCCAAGTCGGGCCGTCTGTTGGTATCTCGGCAGGTGACCAAATATGGGTTGCTCGTTACATTCTAGAG CGGATTACTGAGATAGCTGGAGTCGTCCTCTCGCTGGATCCCAAGCCCATTCCG GGTGATTGGAATGGTGCCGGTGCTCATACAAATTACAG TACAAAGACCATGAGAGAGGATGGAGGCTATGAAGTCATCAAGGAGGCGATTCGTAAGCTTGGTTTAAGGCACAAGGAACACATTGCTGCGTATGGAGAAGGCAACGAACGTCGTCTTACAGGAAGGCACGAGACTGCCAGCATAGACACATTCTCATGG GGTGTGGCGAACCGTGGAGCATCCATCCGGGTCGGTAGGGAGACCGAAAGGGATGGAAAAGGTTACTTCGAGGATCGCAGGCCTGCCTCAAACATGGATCCATACGTTGTCACTTCTATGGTCGCGGAAACGACCATCCTTTGGGAACCATAA
- the LOC142520619 gene encoding putative inactive receptor kinase At1g48480 has product MRALGPLKFPEMLFLLFLFFSFTVSSDLSTDRAALLAFRSAVGGRTLLWNSTFTTPCNWPGVLCENNRVTILRLPGSSLIGSIPPNTLSGLTLLRTLSLRLNHLSGPLPSDLSQLSQLRNIYLQGNQFSGPVPEFLFSLRALVRLNLASNNFSGQIPSGFNNLTRLRTLYLEDNEFSGVLPDIDIPFLAQFNVSFNNLNGSVPKGLVGKPKDAFLGTLLCGKPLDNACDENGGKVPAASPEENGNGSGNSGNGGKKKLSGGAIAGIVIGSVVGFILLLFIVLFLCMKRSGKKARSVDLAAIKNQENDSGRKPVEAENGGMGDGFSVASAAAAAMSANGNGRAVNGADMAAAKKLVFFGNGSRMFDLEELLRASAEVLGKGTFGTSYKAVLEVGTAMAVKRLKDVTTSEKEFKERIDGVGAMEHDNLVPLRAYYYSREEKLLVYDFMQMGSLSALLHGNKGAGRTPLNWEARSSIALGAARAIEYIHFQGPNVSHGNIKSSNILLTKSCEPRVSDYGLNHLVGPSSSPTRTTGYRAPEVTDPRKVSQKADVYGFGVLLLELLTGKAPTHTLLNDEGVDLPRWVQSVVQEEWTSEVFDLELLRYQNVEEELVQVLQLGIDCTSQHPDNRPSISEVARRIEDLKLSTSRDTQGQIDHVTEAD; this is encoded by the exons ATGCGGGCTTTGGGTCCACTGAAGTTCCCTGAAATGTTGTTTCTCCTTTTCTTGTTCTTCTCTTTCACTGTTTCCTCGGATCTGTCGACTGATAGGGCGGCCCTCTTGGCCTTCCGGTCCGCTGTCGGCGGCCGCACTCTGCTTTGGAACAGCACCTTTACCACCCCATGCAACTGGCCTGGTGTTCTGTGTGAGAACAACCGGGTTACGATCCTCCGCCTCCCGGGCTCGTCTCTAATTGGTTCCATTCCTCCCAACACTTTGTCCGGTTTAACGCTTCTTCGTACTCTCAGCCTTCGCCTCAACCATCTCTCTGGCCCACTTCCTTCTGACCTCTCGCAGCTTTCTCAGCTTCGGAATATTTATCTTCAGGGGAACCAGTTTTCCGGCCCTGTGCCTGAATTTCTTTTTTCCCTTCGGGCCCTCGTGAGGTTAAATCTGGCTTCGAACAATTTCTCGGGTCAAATTCCATCCGGGTTTAACAATTTGACCCGTCTGCGTACGCTTTACCTGGAGGATAACGAGTTCAGTGGCGTTTTACCCGACATTGATATACCCTTTCTTGCTCAGTTTAATgtttcttttaataatttaaatgggTCGGTGCCGAAAGGACTTGTGGGGAAGCCCAAAGATGCGTTTTTGGGAACTTTGCTTTGTGGGAAGCCTCTTGATAATGCATGTGATGAAAACGGCGGGAAAGTTCCGGCTGCCTCTCCTGAAGAGAACGGAAATGGGAGTGGAAACTCGGGAAATGGTGGGAAGAAGAAGTTGTCTGGTGGTGCAATTGCTGGAATCGTGATAGGATCTGTTGTTGGATTCATTTTACTGCTAtttattgttttgtttttgtgtaTGAAGAGGAGCGGAAAGAAGGCTAGGTCTGTAGATTTAGCGGCGATCAAAAACCAAGAAAATGACTCGGGCAGAAAACCAGTGGAGGCTGAGAATGGCGGGATGGGCGATGGGTTTTCTGTGGCCTCCGCAGCCGCTGCTGCAATGAGTGCTAATGGCAATGGGAGGGCAGTAAATGGAGCTGACATGGCAGCTGCCAAGAAATTAGTATTCTTTGGTAACGGATCGAGGATGTTCGATTTGGAAGAGTTGCTGAGGGCCTCGGCCGAGGTTTTGGGGAAGGGGACGTTTGGTACATCATACAAGGCTGTTTTGGAAGTGGGGACTGCGATGGCTGTGAAAAGGTTGAAAGATGTTACCACTTCAGAAAAAGAATTCAAGGAGAGAATTGACGGGGTTGGAGCCATGGAGCACGATAATTTGGTGCCTCTTAGAGCTTATTACTACAGTAGAGAGGAGAAGCTTCTTGTATATGATTTCATGCAAATGGGAAGCCTTTCTGCACTTCTTCATG GAAATAAAGGGGCTGGTCGAACACCATTAAATTGGGAAGCGAGATCAAGCATTGCACTTGGAGCTGCTCGTGCAATCGAGTACATTCATTTTCAAGGTCCCAATGTGTCTCATGGAAACATTAAATCATCAAATATCCTTCTTACCAAGTCGTGTGAACCTAGAGTCTCTGATTATGGACTGAACCATCTAGTTGGTCCTTCATCCTCTCCAACCCGAACCACTGGATATCGTGCGCCAGAAGTGACTGATCCTCGCAAAGTCTCCCAAAAAGCTGATGTTTACGGCTTTGGTGTGTTGCTCTTGGAGCTTCTTACAGGCAAAGCACCCACACACACCCTCCTGAATGACGAAGGAGTCGACCTGCCAAGATGGGTTCAGTCTGTAGTTCAAGAAGAGTGGACTTCTGAAGTTTTTGATCTTGAACTCCTCCGGTACCAGAACGTAGAGGAAGAACTAGTTCAAGTCTTGCAACTCGGTATCGACTGCACATCTCAGCACCCGGATAATCGGCCCTCCATTTCTGAAGTTGCGAGACGGATCGAAGATCTAAAACTATCAACATCACGAGACACACAAGGTCAGATTGATCATGTAACTGAAGCTGATTAA